One Longimicrobium sp. DNA window includes the following coding sequences:
- a CDS encoding GNAT family N-acetyltransferase, whose translation MDVSPLHPSAPDPVPALSPATFHDRDGRVFTVRAYTPEDRPALDRFYEAFEPKRAAQGLPPEGPARVARWLDAILPTGTHLVVESEGQLAGHAMLMPTRDDDVREYAIFLDHGVRGRGVGTQVNRFSAEVARTMDVRRLWLSVEPHNRPAVRSYQKAGFRFRAPTLYSPEVEMELDLG comes from the coding sequence GCTGCATCCCTCCGCGCCGGACCCGGTTCCGGCGCTTTCCCCCGCCACCTTTCACGACCGGGACGGACGCGTGTTCACGGTACGCGCCTACACCCCCGAAGACCGGCCCGCCCTGGACCGGTTCTACGAGGCTTTCGAACCCAAGCGAGCCGCGCAGGGCCTTCCGCCGGAGGGCCCGGCGCGCGTGGCGCGCTGGCTGGACGCCATCCTGCCCACGGGCACGCACCTCGTCGTCGAAAGCGAGGGGCAGCTGGCCGGCCACGCCATGCTGATGCCCACCCGCGACGACGACGTACGCGAGTACGCCATCTTTCTGGACCACGGGGTGCGCGGCCGCGGGGTGGGCACGCAGGTCAACCGCTTTTCGGCCGAGGTGGCCCGCACGATGGATGTGCGGCGCCTGTGGCTTTCGGTGGAGCCGCACAACCGCCCCGCCGTGCGCTCGTACCAGAAGGCCGGCTTCCGCTTCCGTGCGCCGACGCTGTACTCGCCGGAGGTGGAGATGGAGCTGGACCTGGGCTGA